In Peromyscus maniculatus bairdii isolate BWxNUB_F1_BW_parent chromosome 21, HU_Pman_BW_mat_3.1, whole genome shotgun sequence, one DNA window encodes the following:
- the Aire gene encoding autoimmune regulator isoform X3, which translates to MAGGDGTLRRLLRLHRTEIAVAVDSAFPLLHALADHDVVPEDKFQETLRLKEKEGCPQAFHALLSWLLTQDSGAILDFWRVLFKDYNLERYSRLHPILEGFPKDVDLSQPRKGRKPLAGPKVSVLPPRPPTKRKALEEPRATLPAAPTPKSSASPGSHPKTKPPKKPEGSLESQRLPLGNGIQAMSASVQRAVTVSSGDVPGTRGAVEGILIQQVFESGGSKKCIQVGGEFYTPSKFEDPSSNAKNKTRGGSSLKPVVRAKGAQVTIAGRDEQRMGQQCGVPALPALPSEPQVHQNEDECAVCHDGGELICCDGCPRAFHLACLSPPLREIPSGLWRCSRCLQGRVQKNLSQPEESRPLEPPAETPILLGLRSASEGTRGLTRELPASSEAAITYVNMLAPPSAAPLPLLEPSALRPLLSAGTEGQQSTAPGARCGVCGDGVDTLRCAHCAAAFHWRCHFPMTEARPGTNPRCKSCSADPTPTPGEAGPTSARPAPGLAKVGDDSAGHESVLQRDDLESLLNEHSFDGILQWAIQSMSRPLAEAPPFSS; encoded by the exons ATGGCCGGCGGGGATGGGACGCTGCGCCGCCTGCTGAGGCTGCACCGCACCGAGATCGCGGTGGCGGTCGACAGCGCCTTTCCACTGCTGCACGCTCTGGCCGACCACGACGTGGTCCCAGAGGACAAGTTCCAG GAGACACTCCGCCTGAAGGAGAAGGAGGGCTGCCCCCAGGCCTTCCATGCCCTGCTGTCCTGGCTCCTGACCCAGGACAGTGGGGCCATCCTGGACTTCTGGAGGGTTCTCTTTAAGGACTACAATCTGGAACGCTACAGCCGCCTGCATCCCATCCTGGAGGGCTTCCCAAAAG ATGTGGACCTCAGCCAGCCCCGGAAGGGAAGGAAACCCCTTGCTGGTCCCAAGGTCTCAGTACTGCCGCCCAGACCCCCCACCAAGAGAAAAGCCCTAGAGGAGCCTCGGGCTACCCTACCAGCAGCCCCGACCCCCAAGAGCTCTGCCAGCCCAG GCTCCCACCCAAAGACCAAGCCCCCTAAGAAGCCAGAGGGCAGTTTGGAGTCACAGCGCCTCCCCCTGGGGAATG GAATCCAGGCCATGTCGGCTTCCGTCCAGAGAGCTGTGACGGTGTCCTCCGGGGATGTCCCAGGAACCCGAGGGGCTGTGGAAGGAATCCTTATCCAGCAGGTGTTTGAGTCAG GAGGATCCAAGAAGTGCATCCAGGTTGGGGGCGAGTTTTACACCCCCAGCAAGTTTGAAGATCCCAGTAGCAATGCAAAGAATAAGACCCGTGGTGGTAGCAGCCTAAAGCCCGTGGTCCGAGCCAAGGGAGCCCAGGTCACTATTGCT GGTAGAGATGAGCAGAGAATGGGCCAGCAGTGTGGGGTCCCTGCCCTTCCAGCCCttcccagtgagccccaggttcaccAG AACGAGGACGAATGTGCTGTGTGCCACGATGGAGGTGAGCTCATCTGCTGTGATGGCTGCCCCAGGGCCTTCCACCTGGCTTGCCTGTCCCCACCTCTGCGGGAGATCCCCAG CGGCCTCTGGAGGTGCTCCCGCTGCCTCCagggcagagtccagaagaaCCTGTCCCAGCCTGAGGAGTCCAGGCCCCTGGAGCCACCTGCAGAGACCCCG ATCCTCCTGGGACTGAGGTCAGCTTCAGAGGGGACCAGGGGCCTGACCAGGGAGCTCCCAGCCAGCTCAGAGGCAGCCATCACATACGTGAACATGCTGGCCCCCCCTTCTGCggcccccctgcctctgctggaaccTTCAGCACTACGCCCTctgctaagtgctgggactgaggGGCAGCAG AGTACGGCACCCGGCGCACGGTGTGGTGTGTGCGGGGATGGCGTGGACACGCTGCGGTGCGCACACTGTGCGGCGGCCTTCCATTGGCGCTGCCACTTCCCGATGACCGAAGCCCGGCCAGG GACGAACCCCCGCTGCAAGTCCTGCTCTGCAGACCCGACTCCCACTCCTGGTGAGGCAGGGCCGACTTCTGCGCGCCCGGCCCCTGGGCTTGCCAAG GTGGGGGACGACTCTGCTGGTCACGAGTCTGTTCTGCAAAGGGATGATCTGGAGTCCCTCCTGAATGAG CACTCCTTCGACGGCATCCTGCAGTGGGCCATCCAGAGCATGTCACGGCCGCTGGCCGAGGCACCACCCTTCTCCTCCTGA
- the Aire gene encoding autoimmune regulator isoform X7: MAGGDGTLRRLLRLHRTEIAVAVDSAFPLLHALADHDVVPEDKFQETLRLKEKEGCPQAFHALLSWLLTQDSGAILDFWRVLFKDYNLERYSRLHPILEGFPKDVDLSQPRKGRKPLAGPKVSVLPPRPPTKRKALEEPRATLPAAPTPKSSASPGSHPKTKPPKKPEGSLESQRLPLGNGIQAMSASVQRAVTVSSGDVPGTRGAVEGILIQQVFESGGSKKCIQVGGEFYTPSKFEDPSSNAKNKTRGGSSLKPVVRAKGAQVTIAGRDEQRMGQQCGVPALPALPSEPQVHQNEDECAVCHDGGELICCDGCPRAFHLACLSPPLREIPSGLWRCSRCLQGRVQKNLSQPEESRPLEPPAETPSTAPGARCGVCGDGVDTLRCAHCAAAFHWRCHFPMTEARPGTNPRCKSCSADPTPTPGEAGPTSARPAPGLAKVGDDSAGHESVLQRDDLESLLNEHSFDGILQWAIQSMSRPLAEAPPFSS, encoded by the exons ATGGCCGGCGGGGATGGGACGCTGCGCCGCCTGCTGAGGCTGCACCGCACCGAGATCGCGGTGGCGGTCGACAGCGCCTTTCCACTGCTGCACGCTCTGGCCGACCACGACGTGGTCCCAGAGGACAAGTTCCAG GAGACACTCCGCCTGAAGGAGAAGGAGGGCTGCCCCCAGGCCTTCCATGCCCTGCTGTCCTGGCTCCTGACCCAGGACAGTGGGGCCATCCTGGACTTCTGGAGGGTTCTCTTTAAGGACTACAATCTGGAACGCTACAGCCGCCTGCATCCCATCCTGGAGGGCTTCCCAAAAG ATGTGGACCTCAGCCAGCCCCGGAAGGGAAGGAAACCCCTTGCTGGTCCCAAGGTCTCAGTACTGCCGCCCAGACCCCCCACCAAGAGAAAAGCCCTAGAGGAGCCTCGGGCTACCCTACCAGCAGCCCCGACCCCCAAGAGCTCTGCCAGCCCAG GCTCCCACCCAAAGACCAAGCCCCCTAAGAAGCCAGAGGGCAGTTTGGAGTCACAGCGCCTCCCCCTGGGGAATG GAATCCAGGCCATGTCGGCTTCCGTCCAGAGAGCTGTGACGGTGTCCTCCGGGGATGTCCCAGGAACCCGAGGGGCTGTGGAAGGAATCCTTATCCAGCAGGTGTTTGAGTCAG GAGGATCCAAGAAGTGCATCCAGGTTGGGGGCGAGTTTTACACCCCCAGCAAGTTTGAAGATCCCAGTAGCAATGCAAAGAATAAGACCCGTGGTGGTAGCAGCCTAAAGCCCGTGGTCCGAGCCAAGGGAGCCCAGGTCACTATTGCT GGTAGAGATGAGCAGAGAATGGGCCAGCAGTGTGGGGTCCCTGCCCTTCCAGCCCttcccagtgagccccaggttcaccAG AACGAGGACGAATGTGCTGTGTGCCACGATGGAGGTGAGCTCATCTGCTGTGATGGCTGCCCCAGGGCCTTCCACCTGGCTTGCCTGTCCCCACCTCTGCGGGAGATCCCCAG CGGCCTCTGGAGGTGCTCCCGCTGCCTCCagggcagagtccagaagaaCCTGTCCCAGCCTGAGGAGTCCAGGCCCCTGGAGCCACCTGCAGAGACCCCG AGTACGGCACCCGGCGCACGGTGTGGTGTGTGCGGGGATGGCGTGGACACGCTGCGGTGCGCACACTGTGCGGCGGCCTTCCATTGGCGCTGCCACTTCCCGATGACCGAAGCCCGGCCAGG GACGAACCCCCGCTGCAAGTCCTGCTCTGCAGACCCGACTCCCACTCCTGGTGAGGCAGGGCCGACTTCTGCGCGCCCGGCCCCTGGGCTTGCCAAG GTGGGGGACGACTCTGCTGGTCACGAGTCTGTTCTGCAAAGGGATGATCTGGAGTCCCTCCTGAATGAG CACTCCTTCGACGGCATCCTGCAGTGGGCCATCCAGAGCATGTCACGGCCGCTGGCCGAGGCACCACCCTTCTCCTCCTGA